A stretch of the Rosa rugosa chromosome 5, drRosRugo1.1, whole genome shotgun sequence genome encodes the following:
- the LOC133713084 gene encoding uncharacterized protein LOC133713084 isoform X1: MTSMSSQSLPGSRVCLQGLMLNKEGYASIGGGSPLRKMTDEQANALKMALESKDMPVNVYVGMRYWFPFTEEAVHQLRDSTNTCNPLYDCNCFPVHFGAKTYCQENGLEVRLSGSGVTGSPPTTVTHNVEY, encoded by the exons ATGACAAGTATGAGTTCTCAGAGCCTGCCCGGATCCAGAGTTTG ttTGCAGGGGTTGATGTTAAACAAGGAAGGGTATGCTTCTATAGGAGGTGGTTCACCCTTGCGTAAGATGACAGATGAGCAG GCAAATGCACTGAAAATGGCTTTGGAATCAAAGGACATGCCGGTGAATGTCTATGTGGGAATGCGGTACTGGTTCCCGTTCACTGAGGAAGCAGTTCATCAA CTTCGGGACTCAACAAATACATGTAACCCTTTATATGACTGCAATTGCTTCCCAGTCCACTTTGGTGCAAAAACCTATTGTCAAG AAAATGGCCTGGAGGTTAGGTTATCAGGGTCAGGAGTAACAGGGAGCCCTCCTACAACAGTCACCCACAATGTTGAATATTGA
- the LOC133712263 gene encoding disease resistance protein RUN1-like isoform X2, whose amino-acid sequence MGQCKSKQDMASLPTGAAAASSPSSSLPLSSTDYQNHCTYQVFLSFRGEDTRFNFTDHLHTALDNRGIKTFIDDELRRGEEISSALLKAIEESRVSVIVFSRNYAASRWCLDELVKILECRESKGQEVRPVFYKVAPSDVRHQTGAFGDAFATLDQCKYKDSLGKWRKALSDAANLSGWTFEEGRSEAKFIKRIVGDLSAQVINPSRELHVAEHPIGLESCRQDVIRLLDAGENRMVGIWGPGGIGKTTIAKDVFNSIRHEFEESCFLADVRSNGLDQLQKTILLDILGDSKLKVRGADEGVSLIKTMMRNKKVLLILDDVTHSSQLQKLVPSPDCFGPGSRILITTRDKHWLIAHQVDKVYKVNLLDYPHALELFSLHAFRRNGPPSNYLKLAQRAICYAQGLPLALVVLGSHLLGRSTDEWEAILDSCKGGPQMEIQDVLRLSYDALGADLKELFLHIACFFKGKSVAHVKPILEDCYDLKTVIGFQRLQEKALIRIDKNTIWIHDLIEEMGKDIVYQESPDEPGERSRVWSEEDVEDVLTNNTGTNKVIGIQVPWPSSTISLNAKSFSKMKRLRYISMSRMVEYESFSGEIDYLSDQLRWLDWPNSPLQSFPSDFRANRLVMLSIPDSHRITRLWEGRKNFSRLTCMNLRGCESLTGLPDFSGIPNLKKLNLADCKNLTTIPCNELQNLEILNVSRCSNLLTFQTKASMSHDHDSGSLALPKLRVLKTKGCNLSTVDFIGSLDCLETLTELHLSSCNFVSVPALGKFVNLKEINLSYSKRLREIPELPPNILEVNARDCESLDSFFILPKSPISLSESRMYLWNCQSLGYDMEKMENILLNNQKSRFSVVLPGSDVPKWFHCSKELAANEKDCAVQRQTICG is encoded by the exons ATGGGGCAATGCAAATCAAAGCAAGATATGGCTTCTCTGCCCACAGGAGCAGCAGCAGCCagttctccatcttcttctctccCACTTTCCTCTACCGATTACCAAAATCATTGCACATACCAGGTCTTCCTGAGTTTTCGAGGCGAGGATACGCGCTTTAATTTTACAGATCATTTGCACACCGCTTTGGATAACAGGGGAATTAAGACCTTCATAGATGATGAGCtgagaagaggagaagaaatatcATCGGCTCTTCTCAAAGCTATTGAGGAGTCTAGAGTTTCAGTCATCGTCTTCTCTCGAAATTATGCTGCCTCAAGGTGGTGCCTAGACGAACTGGTCAAGATACTTGAATGCAGAGAATCAAAAGGACAAGAGGTCAGACCGGTTTTCTACAAGGTGGCTCCCTCAGATGTACGACACCAAACAGGCGCTTTCGGTGACGCATTTGCTACACTTGATCAATGCAAATACAAGGATAGCCTGGGCAAATGGAGGAAGGCTCTTTCAGATGCAGCAAATTTGTCTGGATGGACTTTCGAGGAGGGCCG ATCCGAGGCTAAATTTATCAAGAGAATTGTTGGGGATTTGTCCGCCCAAGTAATAAACCCTTCACGTGAGTTGCACGTTGCTGAACATCCAATTGGATTAGAGTCTTGTAGACAAGATGTCATCAGACTTTTAGATGCCGGGGAGAATAGAATGGTAGGCATATGGGGGCCTGGTGGAATAGGAAAGACCACGATTGCCAAGGATGTGTTTAATTCAATTCGCCATGAGTTTGAAGAGAGCTGTTTCTTGGCAGATGTTAGATCCAATGGCCTAGACCAACTGCAAAAGACAATTTTGCTTGATATTTTAGGGGACTCAAAGTTGAAGGTGCGCGGTGCTGATGAAGGAGTCAGTTTGATAAAGACAATGATGCGAAATAAAAAAGTTCTCTTAATCCTTGATGACGTGACTCATTCTAGCCAATTACAGAAATTAGTTCCATCCCCTGATTGTTTCGGGCCGGGCAGTAGAATTCTCATTACAACAAGAGATAAACACTGGCTAATTGCTCATCAAGTTGATAAAGTATACAAGGTCAATTTGTTAGATTATCCTCATGCTTTGGAGTTGTTTAGCTTGCATGCATTCAGAAGAAATGGACCTCCAAGCAATTATTTGAAACTTGCACAACGTGCTATATGTTATGCCCAGGGCCTTCCATTAGCTTTGGTAGTTTTAGGCTCTCATCTACTTGGTAGAAGCACAGATGAGTGGGAAGCTATATTAGACAGTTGTAAAGGAGGTCCTCAGATGGAGATACAAGACGTTCTCAGACTAAGTTATGATGCTCTGGGAGCAGATTTAAAAGAACTGTTTCTTCATATTGCTTGCTTCTTTAAAGGTAAGTCTGTAGCCCATGTGAAACCAATACTAGAAGATTGCTACGACCTCAAAACAGTGATTGGTTTTCAACGACTCCAAGAAAAAGCCTTGATAAGAATTGACAAAAATACAATTTGGATTCATGACTTGATAGAAGAAATGGGTAAAGATATAGTATATCAAGAGTCACCTGACGAACCCGGGGAACGCAGCAGAGTGTGGAGTGAAGAAGATGTCGAAGACGTTCTAACAAATAATACA GGAACAAATAAAGTTATAGGCATTCAAGTCCCGTGGCCATCATCTACGATATCTTTGAATGCTAAAAGCTTCTCAAAGATGAAGAGGCTTAGATATATTTCTATGAGCAGAATGGTGGAATATGAATCCTTTTCTGGAGAGATTGATTATCTCTCCGACCAGTTGAGGTGGCTTGATTGGCCTAATAGTCCGTTGCAATCTTTTCCATCCGATTTTCGTGCAAACAGACTTGTAATGCTCAGTATTCCTGACAGCCACAGAATCACACGTCTATGGGAGGGACGTAAG AATTTTTCAAGGCTAACATGTATGAAtttaaggggttgtgaatcccTAACAGGACTGCCAGACTTCAGTGGAATTCCCaacttgaaaaagttgaatCTTGCAGATTGTAAGAATCTTACAACAATACCATGCAATGAGTTACAAAATCTAGAGATCCTAAATGTGAGTAGATGCTCAAATCTTCTTACATTTCAAACAAAAGCAAGTATGTCACATGATCATGACAGTGGCTCGCTAGCACTTCCCAAGCTACGTGTACTCAAAACCAAAGGGTGTAATTTATCGACTGTTGATTTCATTGGGAGTCTTGATTGCTTGGAAACATTAACCGAACTACATCTCTCAAGTTGCAATTTTGTTAGTGTTCCTGCACTTGGCAAATTTGTAAACTTAAAAGAGATTAACTTGTCTTATAGCAAAAGACTTCGAGAGATTCCAGAGCTTCCACCAAATATACTCGAGGTAAATGCGAGGGATTGCGAATCACTGGATAGTTTTTTTATATTGCCCAAGTCTCCCATCTCTTTGAGTGAGTCAAGGATGTACTTGTGGAATTGCCAGAGTCTGGGCTATGACATGGAGAAGATGGAAAATATTTTGCTGAATAATCAG AAGTCCCGGTTTAGTGTTGTATTACCTGGTAGTGATGTTCCAAAGTGGTTCCATTGTTCGAAGGAACTTGCTGCTAATGAAAAAG ATTGCGCAGTTCAACGCCAGACCATATGTGGCTAA
- the LOC133712263 gene encoding disease resistance protein RUN1-like isoform X1 yields MGQCKSKQDMASLPTGAAAASSPSSSLPLSSTDYQNHCTYQVFLSFRGEDTRFNFTDHLHTALDNRGIKTFIDDELRRGEEISSALLKAIEESRVSVIVFSRNYAASRWCLDELVKILECRESKGQEVRPVFYKVAPSDVRHQTGAFGDAFATLDQCKYKDSLGKWRKALSDAANLSGWTFEEGRSEAKFIKRIVGDLSAQVINPSRELHVAEHPIGLESCRQDVIRLLDAGENRMVGIWGPGGIGKTTIAKDVFNSIRHEFEESCFLADVRSNGLDQLQKTILLDILGDSKLKVRGADEGVSLIKTMMRNKKVLLILDDVTHSSQLQKLVPSPDCFGPGSRILITTRDKHWLIAHQVDKVYKVNLLDYPHALELFSLHAFRRNGPPSNYLKLAQRAICYAQGLPLALVVLGSHLLGRSTDEWEAILDSCKGGPQMEIQDVLRLSYDALGADLKELFLHIACFFKGKSVAHVKPILEDCYDLKTVIGFQRLQEKALIRIDKNTIWIHDLIEEMGKDIVYQESPDEPGERSRVWSEEDVEDVLTNNTGTNKVIGIQVPWPSSTISLNAKSFSKMKRLRYISMSRMVEYESFSGEIDYLSDQLRWLDWPNSPLQSFPSDFRANRLVMLSIPDSHRITRLWEGRKNFSRLTCMNLRGCESLTGLPDFSGIPNLKKLNLADCKNLTTIPCNELQNLEILNVSRCSNLLTFQTKASMSHDHDSGSLALPKLRVLKTKGCNLSTVDFIGSLDCLETLTELHLSSCNFVSVPALGKFVNLKEINLSYSKRLREIPELPPNILEVNARDCESLDSFFILPKSPISLSESRMYLWNCQSLGYDMEKMENILLNNQKSRFSVVLPGSDVPKWFHCSKELAANEKVFQIAQFNARPYVANLYSII; encoded by the exons ATGGGGCAATGCAAATCAAAGCAAGATATGGCTTCTCTGCCCACAGGAGCAGCAGCAGCCagttctccatcttcttctctccCACTTTCCTCTACCGATTACCAAAATCATTGCACATACCAGGTCTTCCTGAGTTTTCGAGGCGAGGATACGCGCTTTAATTTTACAGATCATTTGCACACCGCTTTGGATAACAGGGGAATTAAGACCTTCATAGATGATGAGCtgagaagaggagaagaaatatcATCGGCTCTTCTCAAAGCTATTGAGGAGTCTAGAGTTTCAGTCATCGTCTTCTCTCGAAATTATGCTGCCTCAAGGTGGTGCCTAGACGAACTGGTCAAGATACTTGAATGCAGAGAATCAAAAGGACAAGAGGTCAGACCGGTTTTCTACAAGGTGGCTCCCTCAGATGTACGACACCAAACAGGCGCTTTCGGTGACGCATTTGCTACACTTGATCAATGCAAATACAAGGATAGCCTGGGCAAATGGAGGAAGGCTCTTTCAGATGCAGCAAATTTGTCTGGATGGACTTTCGAGGAGGGCCG ATCCGAGGCTAAATTTATCAAGAGAATTGTTGGGGATTTGTCCGCCCAAGTAATAAACCCTTCACGTGAGTTGCACGTTGCTGAACATCCAATTGGATTAGAGTCTTGTAGACAAGATGTCATCAGACTTTTAGATGCCGGGGAGAATAGAATGGTAGGCATATGGGGGCCTGGTGGAATAGGAAAGACCACGATTGCCAAGGATGTGTTTAATTCAATTCGCCATGAGTTTGAAGAGAGCTGTTTCTTGGCAGATGTTAGATCCAATGGCCTAGACCAACTGCAAAAGACAATTTTGCTTGATATTTTAGGGGACTCAAAGTTGAAGGTGCGCGGTGCTGATGAAGGAGTCAGTTTGATAAAGACAATGATGCGAAATAAAAAAGTTCTCTTAATCCTTGATGACGTGACTCATTCTAGCCAATTACAGAAATTAGTTCCATCCCCTGATTGTTTCGGGCCGGGCAGTAGAATTCTCATTACAACAAGAGATAAACACTGGCTAATTGCTCATCAAGTTGATAAAGTATACAAGGTCAATTTGTTAGATTATCCTCATGCTTTGGAGTTGTTTAGCTTGCATGCATTCAGAAGAAATGGACCTCCAAGCAATTATTTGAAACTTGCACAACGTGCTATATGTTATGCCCAGGGCCTTCCATTAGCTTTGGTAGTTTTAGGCTCTCATCTACTTGGTAGAAGCACAGATGAGTGGGAAGCTATATTAGACAGTTGTAAAGGAGGTCCTCAGATGGAGATACAAGACGTTCTCAGACTAAGTTATGATGCTCTGGGAGCAGATTTAAAAGAACTGTTTCTTCATATTGCTTGCTTCTTTAAAGGTAAGTCTGTAGCCCATGTGAAACCAATACTAGAAGATTGCTACGACCTCAAAACAGTGATTGGTTTTCAACGACTCCAAGAAAAAGCCTTGATAAGAATTGACAAAAATACAATTTGGATTCATGACTTGATAGAAGAAATGGGTAAAGATATAGTATATCAAGAGTCACCTGACGAACCCGGGGAACGCAGCAGAGTGTGGAGTGAAGAAGATGTCGAAGACGTTCTAACAAATAATACA GGAACAAATAAAGTTATAGGCATTCAAGTCCCGTGGCCATCATCTACGATATCTTTGAATGCTAAAAGCTTCTCAAAGATGAAGAGGCTTAGATATATTTCTATGAGCAGAATGGTGGAATATGAATCCTTTTCTGGAGAGATTGATTATCTCTCCGACCAGTTGAGGTGGCTTGATTGGCCTAATAGTCCGTTGCAATCTTTTCCATCCGATTTTCGTGCAAACAGACTTGTAATGCTCAGTATTCCTGACAGCCACAGAATCACACGTCTATGGGAGGGACGTAAG AATTTTTCAAGGCTAACATGTATGAAtttaaggggttgtgaatcccTAACAGGACTGCCAGACTTCAGTGGAATTCCCaacttgaaaaagttgaatCTTGCAGATTGTAAGAATCTTACAACAATACCATGCAATGAGTTACAAAATCTAGAGATCCTAAATGTGAGTAGATGCTCAAATCTTCTTACATTTCAAACAAAAGCAAGTATGTCACATGATCATGACAGTGGCTCGCTAGCACTTCCCAAGCTACGTGTACTCAAAACCAAAGGGTGTAATTTATCGACTGTTGATTTCATTGGGAGTCTTGATTGCTTGGAAACATTAACCGAACTACATCTCTCAAGTTGCAATTTTGTTAGTGTTCCTGCACTTGGCAAATTTGTAAACTTAAAAGAGATTAACTTGTCTTATAGCAAAAGACTTCGAGAGATTCCAGAGCTTCCACCAAATATACTCGAGGTAAATGCGAGGGATTGCGAATCACTGGATAGTTTTTTTATATTGCCCAAGTCTCCCATCTCTTTGAGTGAGTCAAGGATGTACTTGTGGAATTGCCAGAGTCTGGGCTATGACATGGAGAAGATGGAAAATATTTTGCTGAATAATCAG AAGTCCCGGTTTAGTGTTGTATTACCTGGTAGTGATGTTCCAAAGTGGTTCCATTGTTCGAAGGAACTTGCTGCTAATGAAAAAG TGTTCCAGATTGCGCAGTTCAACGCCAGACCATATGTGGCTAACTTGTATTCCATTATCTGA
- the LOC133713084 gene encoding ferrochelatase-1, chloroplastic-like isoform X3: MLNKEGYASIGGGSPLRKMTDEQANALKMALESKDMPVNVYVGMRYWFPFTEEAVHQLRDSTNTCNPLYDCNCFPVHFGAKTYCQENGLEVRLSGSGVTGSPPTTVTHNVEY, encoded by the exons ATGTTAAACAAGGAAGGGTATGCTTCTATAGGAGGTGGTTCACCCTTGCGTAAGATGACAGATGAGCAG GCAAATGCACTGAAAATGGCTTTGGAATCAAAGGACATGCCGGTGAATGTCTATGTGGGAATGCGGTACTGGTTCCCGTTCACTGAGGAAGCAGTTCATCAA CTTCGGGACTCAACAAATACATGTAACCCTTTATATGACTGCAATTGCTTCCCAGTCCACTTTGGTGCAAAAACCTATTGTCAAG AAAATGGCCTGGAGGTTAGGTTATCAGGGTCAGGAGTAACAGGGAGCCCTCCTACAACAGTCACCCACAATGTTGAATATTGA
- the LOC133713084 gene encoding ferrochelatase-1, chloroplastic-like isoform X2, producing the protein MTSMSSQSLPGSRVCLQGLMLNKEGYASIGGGSPLRKMTDEQANALKMALESKDMPVNVYVGMRYWFPFTEEAVHQLRDSTNTCNPLYDCNCFPVHFGAKTYCQGLTRKWPGG; encoded by the exons ATGACAAGTATGAGTTCTCAGAGCCTGCCCGGATCCAGAGTTTG ttTGCAGGGGTTGATGTTAAACAAGGAAGGGTATGCTTCTATAGGAGGTGGTTCACCCTTGCGTAAGATGACAGATGAGCAG GCAAATGCACTGAAAATGGCTTTGGAATCAAAGGACATGCCGGTGAATGTCTATGTGGGAATGCGGTACTGGTTCCCGTTCACTGAGGAAGCAGTTCATCAA CTTCGGGACTCAACAAATACATGTAACCCTTTATATGACTGCAATTGCTTCCCAGTCCACTTTGGTGCAAAAACCTATTGTCAAG GTCTTACTAGAAAATGGCCTGGAGGTTAG